TATGGTTAACTGGAGGCATGCCCTGTTGAAtatatgttttaaatttgttaCTGATCCCTCCCCCAAAGGATTTGATGAAGCGAGCAGGGATAGTCAGTGAACTGCCATATGCAGGGAGTATTCGAAGTGTTTGACTGCAGTGGTTTGCAGTACCGTGGGCTAGTGCGAATGTTTGCTCTGAGAGCCAGGCTTAGAAGTTGCTTCTTGATTACAGGCAACTGTGAAGAGCTTAGTCTTTGGGGGGCAATTTTCCAGTAGGCTGTTGAGAAGCCTCCCAATAGTAAGTCCTGTGAGTTGCTGTCCCTCTGAGAGACTAGCATCTGAGCGGATGGGCTCTTTTGCTCGAGCCTGATGCCCATCTAGACAACGTACAATGATCTTGTTTAATgtcaatttttcttttcctgtccagTTGGATATACTGAAGGTGACCCTTGAGCAAGCCTCATTTAATGCAGGGGAGTCGAGCAGACTTGTGTAAGTGGGAATCTACCATGTTGTAGCACGTGTAAACATCCTACACTCTCAGCTGTGAACTCGAGGTGGCTGGGAGAGGATTGTTTACGCCTTCTGCCATGGAGTGAACGTCTGGTGAGCTGTATCTTCCGTAAGGTGCAAGATCCGACTGCTCCTCTGGGGAGCTTCGGAATTTTGGTTCTTGAGTGTTAACGGCTTTCCACTTAACATAATCTCTGTAAATCTACTTCGTTGCCTAAAGTATCGTTAATCATAAGGGGCTTTTCTCTCCTAAAGATATGCTTagagaaaacaaaccagcagtATTACAGCCTGTGCTTCTGACGGTGAGCTAGAGTGGAGTCTTTTGTTTCTTCACGTTGTTGAGATATTCCTGCTACCAGCAAAATCAGCCTGTTAAGCCACAGTCGCAGATGAAATCGTTATAATTCTGGAAAAGCTGGATTTAGATAAATAGATAAAGGCACAACAGTATACATCAAGTCCGTGACTTTTATTCCAAGGGGTTTAACTAGATGGAGATTTGTGTTGGGCACGTAGGCTAAGAAGAGGGTTTGTTGACAGGTGAGGCTTTGTAAGTCTTCCTGGTGCATTTGCAATTCATTCTGTGTTAAGATAACAGGCGATGGTGGAATTTACTGATGAGGAGTTGCTTGGATTTCAGCTACGGTAATTTTATTCATTTGCTTCTCATAATTAAATTGGTGACTGCTTTTCCAATACCTTATATATTATAATGTGTCTGATTTCCATGTAGCTGAATAAATGAGGAAACCTGTTTTGATTGATCACTTCAAATTTACCTAGTTAAACTGTTACAAATGAGGTATTAAAGATGCTTTCCCATGGAGCATGCTTGTGGGAGGGGTGTTTCAGCTGTGAAGGGGGTGTTTGGGTGTTGATCTGTTCCATCCCCATTTACCTGTCTCTTACCTGTGCCGCAGGAAGAGGTGCGCCAGGCTGTGACCCCAGCCGAGCCCGTACAGTATTACTTCACGCTTGCTCAGCAGCCTGCTGCGGTGCAGGTTCAGGGGCAGCAGCAAGGCCAGCAGACCACCACGTCTACAACTACGATCCAGCCCGGACAGATCATCATCGCCCAGCCTCAGCAAGGGCAGGTGAGCGACGAGCGGTGTGCAGGGGCTCTGCAGCTCGTCCGCGCGTCATGGATTGCAGTACCCTGCTCTCACTGCTCGGAACAGTCAGTAACACTACAGAAACGTGCTTTCTGGTCACGACCAGGTGTTCAGGCACCTTAGGAACAAGGGTCATCAAGGTCCTGGGTTCCCTTTGTGGTGGGTTAAGCATCACCAAGTCTAGGAAGCAGACTGTCTGTTACCATCCTTGTGTCTTGTGGCTGTTTCACCCGTGTTCAGTCCTTGCTTGGTCCTTATCCCTGTGTTGACTGCAGAGCACGCCTGTGACGATGCAGGTTGGAGAAGGCCAGCAGGTACAGATAGTGCAGGCCCAGCCGCAAGGACAGACCCAGCAGGCTCAGAGCGGAACTGGGCAGACCATGCAAGTCATGCAGCAGATCATCACCAATACAGGAGAAATCCAGCAAATACCGGTAAGACTTGACCCGTAGAAACGTGTGACAGTCTTGTGAGCACACTGTCCGCTGGTGTTCCGGCATGAGACTGTACATGTATGCTTTCTCAACTGCAAGAGGAAGTTTGGATTGAGTGGTGTGTTTCCTGCACTTAGGGAGGAAAACGAACCAGGTGTGACCTGAAGGAGGAAATAAATCTGACCCATCTAGTGTAGGCTCATTGCTCACCCCTAGTGTTTTCCCCTGAGTGAAATAGTTATGGTTAGgaagcaataaataaaatatttcctggaTAGACCATAGTTCTTTACTACCGTGTGGTTTCAATAAAGCATCATTAACTTCTCTTGCCTTTACTTGGTTCTGCCTCTGCCATCTGAAGTCATGACCTGGCAGACGGAGTGGGAAAGGTGCCATCTGTGAGTTACTAATAAACTTTTAAGTTAGAAGAATTATTTCTACAAAATACTTTGAGCTGATTGGAAGAATGGCTTTGCAGAGCCAGAAGGCATCTCCTCACTTTCACAGCAGTATAGATCTGCTGTGGCCTTAAGAGTGGGGTTTTGAGTACCCAGCATCAGCGGTAACATTCTGGCATGTGCCCTAGGTAAACATGTGGGTCaaaaaaaatgtcacttttttcccccctgctctcTGTAGCTTATAATAGCAACAAAACTGGGTCTTTTGGTTCCCATCTGGAAAATTTCACacctcttaaagaaaaaaaaaaaaccaaccctccgTCCGGTTCTATGTACTTAACCAGCAACCCAAAGGTCAGAGCAGGCGTCCAAGGCAAGCGTTTCACTTTGTCTTTGATTCTGTTAGTAAGAAGTGTGCCCACAGCTGTGGCAAAACGCAGCTTTCACACAAGTTTTGCTGTTCAAGATCTGCTAAGCTTCCCTCTGTACGGCTGGCACGTGTTCGTGCTTTGACGTAGCTTCTTGAAAAAGCTTGAGATTCTGGTTGTTGCCAGACTTTTCCAATTCACTTCCAAATTCTTTTCATCTCTGAAGTCTTCAGCTGATTTCTGCTTCTTGGCTTAAGGTGTTGGTCAGAAAGGAAGTGAATGGCTTGCGGAATACAGTGGTTTGCTACAGGCAGCCTTTTTTCTGCTCTGCATTCTCCATTAcctttcttttaccttctttttttttcctcttcctttccttgtGGAAGTCTCTCCAAGATACttgtttttcaaagcattttggaAGGAGATCTCCACCTCCAGCCTCAGTGAATTTGTTACAACAGTACTGAACGTGGCAGCATCCTCCTTTGGTTCAGCAATTAAAGAACAGTTCAGGCTTATTTTCCAGTTGTCTCCAGTAAATGCTGGAACTCCCTACAAGAAAGGGGCTTGGAGATCTGCTGGGAGAAAGAATTCCGTCTAAAGTAGCCTTGAGGGGGCCATAAGCTTCTGCAGAAAGTACTGTTTTCCACCGAAGTGGATCCTGTTGCAAATAGGTCCTGTGTTTCAGGAGCGTGAGGCTGGAGGCTTTTTAATTAGTATCTGGTTTTGGCCAAGCATATGCTTCTACAGCCCTCTTGCCTGGGAGCATCTAAGAAGAGGTGGCTGTGACTGGTCCTCAGAAGCTTCTGGTGAGACAGAAACTGCCAAGTGCCCCAGTTTTGTCTTTGGGAGCAGTTGGGTCTCTAATAACTAAGACTGCAAACCAGAGCAACTTAGGAGTGGTGTTTTAGTGCGACAGTCACAATTCGCCCTTCTGTACGTAGCAGAGATACTGTTTTGACTGAAGTGAAGAGGATTCTTCTTAATCGCGGCGTGTTGAGCAACCGCTGTTTGTGCTGGAGGAAGCATCTTGCTCGCTTCCAGGGAGTGAAGGAAAACAGAGCGTGGAGCCACGCGCTCACTGCGAGGGCTTTGCAGCGCCCTGACCCGCAGAGCAGTGTGTGTTTGGTTTCACCGAATTGCAGTCCTTGGTCTCGTCAGTGCTGCTGTCCCTTCTGCCCTCTCTCTGCCGTGGTTTTCTTACGTTTCCCCTGAGTTTCCTTTCTCTCCTGATACAGTTCGTGCTGCCTGCTGATGGTTCCTTTTCACTCTGGTACCTGTTAGGGCTCAGCAAAGAATCTTTCACAAAGCAAATGTGACAGTTGGAAACACGCCGGTAAAACTGGTAGTGCCTctggcgactgcaggagcgtCGAGGCAGTCTTGCTGGTGTTCTCTGCTGGTTTTCGTGTGCTCCTGGTGCTGTGTACGCTTCTCTGCTGCAGTTTACTGTTTACTCGAGGACCGCGGGTTGCCTGGGgaaaggtgacttttttttttataaactgagGAAAAACCGGGAGGGAGCGTATACATCAATTAAATGGTAATGACTTGTTTCTCCACGTTAATTTTGTGTTAAATTTAATCCATGTCTTAGCTAGACCTTGGGCTGGTTCCTTGGACTTACTCTCATTTCTGGAAGAAAGCTCTTTCTACGTGGCTTTTATCCATTCAGTCAGTGGTGTAGTTAAAATCTGTGCAGGAAGCCCTCAGTGTGGAAAACACCATCTGCAGGCAGATCtccatacagaaaataaattctttgttGAAATGTTTATGCTCATGTGGAGTTTATTTGCTCTTGAAATAATATTGGAGATTTTAGACACAGCTGGTGAAGCCAGCGGCATGTGTGTGAATGCCAAGACCACGTTCTAGGCACTTGAACCTTTCTCAGGGAGCAGGTTTCAATATTTTGTATGTTCCTCTTTCCACTttctaaaaaagaagaaaattcaaaaCACTTTTTTGTATGTAATTAGCCTTAAGACAGTGAATCTAAACGTTTGAAAGTTAaataacacaaaatgaaaaagtcCACCAGTAGCATCAATCATGCTGTGACCTCTCTATTGCTTCCCAGGTGTGTGTCAGCTGTTTGTATCGCAGGTTGCAATGATGACATTGTCTCCAGATCCCGCACCCCCCAGCATCTCACCTGGCGAGGTCAGGGCTGTAGGAAAGAAATTTGTGTTGGAATGTTGCACACGGTGTTGACACAAAGTGCCGGCCTTTGCCAGGCGGGGGTTGACATGTACTGCCAGAGAGCGGCTTTAAAAGCTTCCCAATATATCCTTGGGTTTtgtcagctctgctgcctttATGTGCAAATTTCCCAtatattctttaatattttttggcAGCATATAATAGAAGTGTCATTATGTGCAGCTGCTCGTAACAATTTTCTTGATGTGAAGTGATACATCAAAGTAGTAACTCGATTCTCTTAACGAATAAGCCAAATGAGTGTTCTCAAAACTCTCTGAAATTTAGCAATTAAGAAGCTTGAGCTACTGACTGACCACTCCGGTGAAAGATGTAACGCTGTGCTTCCTCGGGGTTTTGCTTCAGGAACCCACGGGGGTTCTGTGGGCTTGGGTCCTGCTCTGCCAGGGCCTGGGGTAGTTACTCCCCTCAACCCGCGATCGAGCGAAGCGTCCCGCTGTCATCCGTCACTCGGGCCTCTGTTGTGGAAGCGAGAAGGCAAGTTTGTGTGTTCCAGGCTACGCAGTTAcctgtttaattttgtttccctGCCCCCTCCGCTTGTCTCCAGGTTCAGTTGAATGCTGGCCAGCTGCAGTATATCCGCTTAGCCCAGCCCGTGTCAGGCACCCAGGTAGTCCAGGGGCAGATCCAGACGCTTGCAACCAATGCGCAGCAGGTATGCACTGTAACAGCAGGGCTGACATTAACTGGTAAAGTGTTGTTCCCTAGCTCCTGAAACTGCAAATTCCACTCAAATTTACCGACTCTTGGGCTAGGGttcctgtgtttcttttcttcctgttactTTCTTCAGAGCAATAAAGCAAGGAGCGTAGCAGAAGCCTCCTTTACCGATACGTGAAAGGTGCAtgcgtatgtgtgtgtgtgtgtgtctcgcTGTATaaagctcctgctgcttctgagcTGACTGCAGGTAAAACTTCAGTTCATCAACCTTCTCTCTACTTCTCCTTCTGGCTGGGTGAGGGCAGAGCAGCCATGCAGCCTctcaggaaagctgttgcagaGGTGATGCATCAAGACCAGCGTTGCTGCCAGCAGGTTGTCTCACGTTCTTGCTGAGACCGGTTGCTAAGGGAGTCTTCTCTGCCTTCAGAGAACTGGAagactgctgcttttctgtaaTCCTGGAGGCCACATCCTCCTCGTGAAAGTCAGGGAGGACATGCTTGTGTTGGGTTTGGAATGGCTGAATCCCATGTCCTTTGTTCCTGACTTGTGGTTAGCACCAGCACGCCTGCGGGCCGGCAGCGTAAGCCGTATCTTACCACATGGTGGGGTAGTGGAAGTTTGAAAGAGTCTAAAAGCTcttgaaaggcagcagcagaatatTGTTAGTGGGGTTCTGACCCTCTCCAAAGTGCGGTCGGTGATcatccttctcctccccctgtaGATAACGCAGACGGAAGTCCAGCAAGGACAGCAGCAGTTCAGCCAGTTCACGGACGGACAGGTAAGAGCTTGGAGCTCGTGGGCACCGCACCCCTTCAAGTCAGGGACTAGAAAGAGTGTCCTAAATCTGCATGTTCCAGCAGATCGGCTCCTCCTGATAAAACACTGCTACTGCTACCAAACCCCAACAGGAGAAGGATAAGTGGACGTTGTGCCAATCGTAATTCAGGTGTATTCTTCCTGGGCTGCTGCCTTTGCTCTGAATTAATCCAGTCCCTTGCACTCTGGGTGGGATCCGTTTTAGTCCTACCCAGTTGAGGGATAAAGGCCTTAACACCTAGCTAGCGACTGTTGGCGTAAGTAGCCTGAACTCAATTTGGGCATCAGAAATTCATGGCATTGCTTTGTTACGATTTAGCCCCAAATGGCTAGTGGCAATTCGTGGTCTGCTTTTGGGGACGGGTTTTACCTGGGCCTGAGAGCTGCTGTTGATGTCACCACTAAACTTGCAGGGTTAATGCCCAGCGTTGTGCTAGGAGGGAGCTGGTGCTGGGGGCGAGGAGAACTGACAGTCGCTTCTCTCTCCCGCTCTTGTCTCTGCCAGCAACTCTATCAGATCCAGCAAGTGACCATGCCTGCAGGCCAGGACATCGCCCAGCCCATGTTCATTCAGTCCACCAACCAACCCTCGGACGGCCAAGCCACGCAGGTGACAGGGGACTGAACGGGGACGTTGCACCACGGCTCCTCGCTGCGGGGAAGCGGACGCGCACCGGCTTGACGTTTGCCGGGCCAGCCTGGTCTGATGAACACATCTGCTTCCGTGTGTCCGTACTTGGTATTAAGCCTATAGTAGGCTGCCGTCTCCGGTGCACTCTACACCTTCCTCTGATGGGTATGAGAGAATATCCAACAGACACTGACAAGaatgcaatatttttatttttagaaatcaaTATTTCGGTGTATTCAGCTGCTTGTTCAGAACCATAAAACCAGAAGAGAGCTAACTCAAGGAATTTGTAGCATCTCATTGAACGACGTGTAAAACGTTTTTATCTAGTGAAGTTACTAAAGGGTACTGCATCTGGTTTGTTGTAAGAGCTTTTGCTCCTGgtattctgtttgtatttttttctctgaatagaGGTAGATTCAGTCCTCCCATCCAAGTGGTTTgttaggggggtgggggggagcgtgCGTGTGTTAGgttttcctctcctgcct
The Opisthocomus hoazin isolate bOpiHoa1 chromosome 17, bOpiHoa1.hap1, whole genome shotgun sequence DNA segment above includes these coding regions:
- the NFYC gene encoding nuclear transcription factor Y subunit gamma isoform X2 → MSTDGGFGTGGNSDAQQSLQSFWPRVMEEIRNLTVKDFRIQELPLARIKKIMKLDEDVKMISAEAPVLFAKAAQIFITELTLRAWIHTEDNKRRTLQRNDIAMAITKFDQFDFLIDIVPRDELKPPKRQEEVRQAVTPAEPVQYYFTLAQQPAAVQVQGQQQGQQTTTSTTTIQPGQIIIAQPQQGQSTPVTMQVGEGQQVQIVQAQPQGQTQQAQSGTGQTMQVMQQIITNTGEIQQIPITQTEVQQGQQQFSQFTDGQQLYQIQQVTMPAGQDIAQPMFIQSTNQPSDGQATQVTGD
- the NFYC gene encoding nuclear transcription factor Y subunit gamma isoform X1, whose amino-acid sequence is MSTDGGFGTGGNSDAQQSLQSFWPRVMEEIRNLTVKDFRIQELPLARIKKIMKLDEDVKMISAEAPVLFAKAAQIFITELTLRAWIHTEDNKRRTLQRNDIAMAITKFDQFDFLIDIVPRDELKPPKRQEEVRQAVTPAEPVQYYFTLAQQPAAVQVQGQQQGQQTTTSTTTIQPGQIIIAQPQQGQSTPVTMQVGEGQQVQIVQAQPQGQTQQAQSGTGQTMQVMQQIITNTGEIQQIPVQLNAGQLQYIRLAQPVSGTQVVQGQIQTLATNAQQITQTEVQQGQQQFSQFTDGQQLYQIQQVTMPAGQDIAQPMFIQSTNQPSDGQATQVTGD